TCAGCGGTTCTCCGGAGGAGGTATCAAGATTTATATCCTTCCTGACGTAAAAGCTGTCTTCCGCACCTTCAATGCAAGTAGGAGGGGTTCCCAGTGAAGGAATTGATCCCAGCCATTCACCTGTGTAATAATCGAACTGGTGAACGCCCAGTAACTCACAGCCGTCACCGGTCAGGTATACGTGGCCGTCTTCAGAAATACCCAGAAACGCAATGCTCTGAAGTTCTCCGGGGCCGTTACCTCTTCTGCCTATCTGCCTCAGATACTCGCCCTCAGGAGAATAGATTCGAACGCAGGCCAATGCGCAGTCAAGTATGGCAATATTCCCGTCAGGGCCGTACGCAAGCCCTTCTATTGCGCCCATAACAAGTGTGGAGTCGCCCAGTTCAATACCTATTGAATCAACAGGAACCAGATAAACCGTAGGTACTTCAGGAGTCGCCTGAACCGGAATTTCCTGTTCCGTTTCTTCTCCGCCGCAGTTTATCAAAAGAGCCATCATCACTGCTGCCGCAATCAGTTTCATTTCTTCCTCCCCACTTCTACTGGAAAACCGTAATATGGTTTCTTTACTTCTCTTTGATACTGTCAAGTTAATATTATCGGAAAAAGATTTGTCAAGAGCATAATACGTGATTATTGTCTATTATAACTGTAATTTAAGTATATACATTAATTTATTATGATATGTAGCGTTTTGCAAGTGACCAGAAGTTACGTCCGACCCCGGGTCCGACCCCGGGTTTCGGAGATGATGATTCGGGCGAGGGACGATGAGTCGTTCTGGAAATGATGCCTCTCGTAAGGACGAATAATAATAACATCTCCTTCATTGACCACATTCATCGCTCCATCACCATCCATGAACAAAAGCTCTCCCTGAAGCACTGTAACCACCTGCTGGAAGTCGAACTCGGTTCTCGGTAACTTCCCTTCAGGCTTTATTGTGAGCAGCCTGACCGTAAGGCCGCCGCAGCCCTGGGCCTGACCAGCGAGAATCCTGGAAATAACGTTTCGGTAACCCGGCGCGGATTCCCGTACAGACCTTATCGAATCGGCTTTTCTTATAAGTGCCAGTTTCTACCTCCCCGGCCCATACGTTGATGAAGACCCCACAGATACAATCCATCTGTTATGAAACTCCGAAGACCATCCCCAGCTAACCGACGCAAGACCCATTGGTGTATCGAGACCTGCGGATAATCCTGCTCCGTACGTCCACTCGCTGTCTTCTATCTCAAGGGGTGTTTCCCAATCGCATACGGTGCCCGCTTCCAGTGAAAGAAAGAATGGACCATTCAATTTTCTTCGAAAGCTCGCGAGCCCCGCTATCCTCTGTCTCGATGGAAGGGAATTGTAAGGCATGCCCGGAATGGACCTTGAAGCTGAAAGCATACTTTCCTGCCAGTCCCAGGTAGTACCCGCAAGGAGCTGTCCCCAGACATTCAGAACGAATGTGCCTTTCCTTAGAAAAGGTACCGCTCCCTCGAAATCGCAAACAACGCTCAAATGTTTATGTGTCATAAGGGGAGCCCAGGAAGCTACGGCTTCGAACCTTATTCCCGATCCCGGATATACAGGATTGTCCATGGTTTCGGTAAGATGGCTGAAAAATATGGAAGTGAATCCCTGGAATTCATCGGATCCGTACCTGTGAGTGGTTCCGGAAATACCGATTTCGTTTAGCCCAGCCCAGCCTGCGGCGAATCCTCGCGCAAGTGATCCGCAGCCTTCCGTTTCTACTTTGTACGACGAACTGCCGTCCCGCTCGAAAGCCATTACCTGCATCTGATAGACTGAAAGCGAATAATCAGCGAACCACTTTCTCCTCCCGGATGAAAGATCAAGCAGCCTCAATTCGGTATAAATGTAATTGTTTCCGCCCCCAGTATTCAGAATCAGGTGATCTCCGTCATTAAGAAAATTCAGGTGTCTGTAGGTAATCCTGCCATCCAGCCCGAACTGGTTGTTGTAGGTCATTCCAATTCCTATAGACGAGGGTTCCCGTTCGGTAAAAGAGTAAACAACGTTAACGTATCCGGAATCTGTAGAAGGCTCCAGAGAGTATTCCACACTGTCGAACAGCTGCGAGGCGTAAAGTTTTTCAGCTGCATCCCGCAGGTTCGCGGGATCCGCCATATCTCCACTGCTCAGTATGAGCCAGTCCTGGACAGCATTCTCGGATATTCTTACTAAACCTTCCAATTTCACCTCATTTACAAGCTCTGTGTTGTAAACAGGTTCTGCTGATTCAGTATTCACTCCTCCCGACCTTGGTATTTCAGGATGTTCACGGAGGTATTCAAGCATCTGTGCGTATCCGTATTCAATCAGACTGTCAGCCGCCTCAGATGTAAAGTTGTAACTCTTAGCTCCATGAAGATCCGGTCTGAAATAGAAATCCGGCTGTTCGCTATAGAGCTCGTTAACCCGCTCGGATAAAGCGCTGTAAGTCAGATTGCCGACCTGAATCAAGGTCGGGTTTTCAGGAATCTCAGGTGGCCCGGAGGATATATCCACGGCAAGCACGGGATAGCGCCAGGTCTGCCTGGCAACATCAACCGGGATATTATCGCCAACTCCTCCGTCAACCAGCAGCATATCTCCCATCCGTACAGCGGGAAACACCGCCGGAACCGCCATTGAGCTCAGCTGGGCCCTTGAAAGGTTTCCAGAGGAATGAACAATTCTCTCATGATTCACAAGATCGAAAGCTACCAGCCTCAGAGGAACAGGCAGGGAGTCGAACTGCAGCCCTCTTTCAACCTGTACAGGGCACGTTAGCGATGACAGAAGCGACGCTACCCTCTGTGTTGAAACCGCGCTGCGGGGAAGCAGTGGAGAGAATCCTTTAACCTGCAGCCTGAGAATATCATGGGAATTTGACAACCGAAGCGGGAGCATCGTTAACCTGCTGTCAGGTTTTGAGGAAAACAACCAGCCCCAGTTCGCGCTTTTTACAAGGGAATCAATGTAAGCGGGAGAATAACCGCAGGAGTACAGGCCCCCTATCAATGAACCCATGCTTGCTCCGGTTACGCTTCGAATGCAGACATTTTCTTCCTCAAGAGCCAGCAGTACTCCAACATGGGCAAAACCACGGGCTCCTCCACCGGAGAGAACCAATGATATTCCACCGCTGCTGTTCTCCGATTCAGCAGATAATAGAGTCAGAATAAGCAATAAAACATTCTGAAAAAGCATGAGATAAAACCCTTTACGCCGGGAACCGTATTCGGTATTCTACTGTTCTATAAATAAAGCAAGTTCTTTAAGCACTACATTTCTAATATTACACACTCCTTAACGAAAGGAAAAGGCATGAAATCCATGTTCTTCACTATGCTCTTTATTTCCGGAATCGCCCTGGCATCGGGGCTCACCACTCTGGAATCATCGGCAGACGGTATTGTACTGAATTTGTCGGCTTCCCAGCCAGAGTTCAAAACCATGAATATCAGAGGAGACAACTACTCCGCTGTCACTATTGAAGGCGCTGAGAATATCAGAGAATTCTCCTACCCCAGGATGCCGGTATACCGCACCTGGCTGGAGATACCGGTTGGAGCAACAGTTGAGGTAACACTCACAGATGAAGTTGTTCAGAATATCAGCGGCCCTGAATGGCCTGTAAATCCGGGCATACTGTCCGCCACGAAAAACGAGTCACGCGATGCATTCGTCATGGAATTCGATGATGAAGTTTACAATACCGGCTCGTCCTATCCCACTGAATGGGTCAGGGTGATATACGCGGGACAGATGCGCGGCCGTAACCTGGCACTCGTTGAAGTTCTTCCCCTTCGCTGGAATCCGATCGATAACAGCTGCGATTTTCTTTCCGATGCAACCATATCACTTTCATTCGAGGGCGGAGACCTTGGGGCAACCTACGCAAATGCCAACAGGTACTACGCACCTCCATTTGAACGGGTTCTTTGCGGCATGACAGAAAACTACGGGACTTTCGAGGGCGGCTGCGACACTCCCCCGGCTCCATACCTTATAATCGGACACTCCGATTTCGTCACAACCGGTATGGATGCTTTCGTCACCTGGAAGGAAACCATGGGCTTCAACGTTACGATGGTTGATCTCAGCGTTACGGGCTCCTCCTCCGCTGACATCACCGCCTACATACAGAACGCCATACTGACCTGGCCGAGCCCTCCTCAGTACGTCCTTCTTGTTGGCGATACCGGATATCTCCCAGGCGGCAGCGCGACTGAATACGGCGGAGTAACCGACCTGTACTACTCCTGTCTTGATGACGGCGGTTTTGTTCCCGATGTTTTCTTAGGCAGATTTTCCGTTACAAATGTAGGTCAGGCAATCATGATGGCTTACAGGGTTATCGAGTATGAACAGAATGTCGGCGGTTTAACCCCATGGGTACGGAATACATGCTGGATAGCCAGCAGTGATCACTACGATATTTCAGAGGGAACACACAATTATTGTATAACGAATTATCTTGATCCTCGGTCGTACAATTACGACAAGATATACCCGCATTCCGGCGGCACCGCCTCCCAGGCAGTAACCTCCATCAACGGCGGCGTATCCATGCTTACGTTCTCCGGACACGGCAGCACTACAAGCTGGGGGGACATGTCTTTCAGTCAGGGTAATTTCAACTCGCTTACCAACGGCACCATGCTACCCGGCGTTCTTTCCCACGCCTGCATTACCGGCGACTACTCGGTCGGTACATGCTGGGCTGAAACCTGGACCAGAACTCCCGACAGGGGTGGTCTCTGGTTCTGGGGCTCGGTACCATCATCCTACTGGGATGAGGATGATATTCAGGAAAAGGGCGAGTACGACTTCTTCCTCGGCCAGGACATATACTGGGCCATGGGCTTCTTAAACGGCGGAAAGGCAGCCGTATACAACGCTTACGGCGGCGGCGGTAGAACGAAATATTACTACGAGGGTTACAACCTTATGGGAGACCCTTCAGTACAGATGGCCGTCTGGGGAGTTACCGGAATTGAGGAGCAGCAGGGTGGAATTGCCCTTAATAACACAAGCATTCTGGTCAGCAATCCTGTAAGATCCTCAGCCGTTGTCACCATGAGTGGGAATGGCCCGGCGGAACTCAACGTCTTTGACCTTACAGGGCGCCTTGTCTCGACTCCTTACCGTGGAGATCTCAACGGATCCCGTTCTGTCAGCTGGAATACAGGTGATCTTGCTCCCGGTATGTACTTCCTCCGCCTGCAGCAGGGCAGCGAAGTATCAACCGCGAGGGTTATGGTCATAAGGTAGAATCAGGCAGTCAGAGTTAAGTAGCTTAGAGAAGCGGGAGGATTCGATCCTCCCGTTTTTCGTTGCGAAACATGGACTTCTCCGGTTTCTCTGAATATTGTTTGTAAGTATTCAGCTTAACACTATTGGTCAAATTGAAACGGAAGTGAGTTATGAAATTTGCTCTTATTGCAGTACCTGTACTTGTATTGACGGTGACAGGAGGTAATTTCTTCGGTAGATGCGCAGTCGTTCATGTTGACGAATCCTCTCTTCCAACGGTATACAATTTTTTCTCTACTGTGCCTGCTCTCTATTTCCAGGAGTATTCCGAATCCTACGGTTCCCTGCTGATTACAGACGGAGCGGATTCTCAGTCGGGATACTACGCCATGGAAGATTGGGCGACTTACCTGACAGACCTGGGAGAGAATGGAAGCATCATTTACGTAGGCAATGTTGATGCAGGTTTCAAGACCGTTGTTGAGGGCATGGTTCCATATTCCGAAATACTCCCGTACACCGGCACTGTTGACGAAATCGCAGCGAATATAGCCACAACTGAATGGCCATCTCTTTCAGAAGCTGTTATCTGCGTAAGGTCCGACACGGATGAGGAATACATTAACGGAGCAGCGGCGGCAGCGGGATGGGCCGCTGTGAATAACTGTCCGGTTCTCTGGACCGACGGCGTCACCCTTGGAATAGAAACATCTTCCACGCTGACTTCGATGGGAGTTACGGATGTATACCTTATCGATTACCCCGACGCTGTTGCAAGCGGTGTTCTGGATCAGTTGAGTGCCATGTCAATTTCAGTAACCGAATTTTCGGGACCCGGCGATCTGCTGCCTGCAACCCTCAGCCTGATGAGCCAGTCGGTTGCATGCGTTTATAAGGAAGAAATGCAGTCCATGCCTGCAGCGCTTGCGGCCGCGCGTTACGGTGGATACGCTCTTCAGCTGCCGGAATCACTGGATCGATTGAACATGCAGGCAATGGCCGACCTCAAATCTTTCCTGCCTGTGGGAGACACAAAACTTGATGCCCCGATTACCGGCGCAAAAGCCTCAGGATCAGCAGCTCTCGCAGCCGAGTTCTATACTTTCCTTGACAGCCTTGGAGGTTCAGATCCTACCCGGCTGGAGTATGTTCTGACTTTTTCAGATCAAACCGTTTTCCCCGCCACATTTGAACGGTCCATCAGCGGTGACCTCTCAGACCCAACAAGAGACGGTGCGGTCACCGGCCGTTTCCCGCTGGAATGGGTAGACAATATCGGCACAATAAACCGTGGGGCTCTCTACGAGGCAGTGATACACGCAAACCCCAGACCTGACCATGTCACTATCGCCATGAACGCCTATGAGGTAGACTACTGGTCCGAGTACACTTTCGATGATAACTGGTACAGCAATCTTTTGGTAAACGAGGTCTTCGGATGGCCCGAGGAGGGCTGGACAGCCGCGAACAATTACTTCCCCGGATGGCCCCCTTCTCAACCGGGCCTTGATCCACTGTGGCCCGCTCCAATGGATGCCGGTGATACAGGGTGCTGCCCCGGACAGTACGCGACCTTCTACGGAGAGGATTACGAATCCCACTTCCACAGCGGAGCTCAGCCCGGCACCGGAACCCATCCTTCACAACCCGGTGTAACTCTTTGCGGTTTCGTACAGGACGTAATAGACGGTTCTACATTCCTGTACTTCTCCTGCCATGGCGGTGGGACACATATTGCTGTTCGCGCTGAAGACAACGGAGTCGCACAGGACAATTATACCATAGCATTCGGCGATCCCTATTGGCCCGACGATGATGGCAGGGTTTACGATGGTTCCGCCGGAGGAGATTATTCCCAGAGTGATCTGGATGCGGATTTCGACAACATGCACTCGGTTATCATCGCCTACAACGCGTGCAGCATGGCCAACGGAGAAATGAATGAGATCGGCCTGAATCATGGCGCCATCGGTTCCATAGGCAGCCTTGC
This Candidatus Aegiribacteria sp. DNA region includes the following protein-coding sequences:
- a CDS encoding cupin domain-containing protein, which translates into the protein MLQGELLFMDGDGAMNVVNEGDVIIIRPYERHHFQNDSSSLARIIISETRGRTRGRT
- a CDS encoding patatin-like phospholipase family protein; the encoded protein is MLILTLLSAESENSSGGISLVLSGGGARGFAHVGVLLALEEENVCIRSVTGASMGSLIGGLYSCGYSPAYIDSLVKSANWGWLFSSKPDSRLTMLPLRLSNSHDILRLQVKGFSPLLPRSAVSTQRVASLLSSLTCPVQVERGLQFDSLPVPLRLVAFDLVNHERIVHSSGNLSRAQLSSMAVPAVFPAVRMGDMLLVDGGVGDNIPVDVARQTWRYPVLAVDISSGPPEIPENPTLIQVGNLTYSALSERVNELYSEQPDFYFRPDLHGAKSYNFTSEAADSLIEYGYAQMLEYLREHPEIPRSGGVNTESAEPVYNTELVNEVKLEGLVRISENAVQDWLILSSGDMADPANLRDAAEKLYASQLFDSVEYSLEPSTDSGYVNVVYSFTEREPSSIGIGMTYNNQFGLDGRITYRHLNFLNDGDHLILNTGGGNNYIYTELRLLDLSSGRRKWFADYSLSVYQMQVMAFERDGSSSYKVETEGCGSLARGFAAGWAGLNEIGISGTTHRYGSDEFQGFTSIFFSHLTETMDNPVYPGSGIRFEAVASWAPLMTHKHLSVVCDFEGAVPFLRKGTFVLNVWGQLLAGTTWDWQESMLSASRSIPGMPYNSLPSRQRIAGLASFRRKLNGPFFLSLEAGTVCDWETPLEIEDSEWTYGAGLSAGLDTPMGLASVSWGWSSEFHNRWIVSVGSSSTYGPGR
- a CDS encoding T9SS type A sorting domain-containing protein, whose product is MKSMFFTMLFISGIALASGLTTLESSADGIVLNLSASQPEFKTMNIRGDNYSAVTIEGAENIREFSYPRMPVYRTWLEIPVGATVEVTLTDEVVQNISGPEWPVNPGILSATKNESRDAFVMEFDDEVYNTGSSYPTEWVRVIYAGQMRGRNLALVEVLPLRWNPIDNSCDFLSDATISLSFEGGDLGATYANANRYYAPPFERVLCGMTENYGTFEGGCDTPPAPYLIIGHSDFVTTGMDAFVTWKETMGFNVTMVDLSVTGSSSADITAYIQNAILTWPSPPQYVLLVGDTGYLPGGSATEYGGVTDLYYSCLDDGGFVPDVFLGRFSVTNVGQAIMMAYRVIEYEQNVGGLTPWVRNTCWIASSDHYDISEGTHNYCITNYLDPRSYNYDKIYPHSGGTASQAVTSINGGVSMLTFSGHGSTTSWGDMSFSQGNFNSLTNGTMLPGVLSHACITGDYSVGTCWAETWTRTPDRGGLWFWGSVPSSYWDEDDIQEKGEYDFFLGQDIYWAMGFLNGGKAAVYNAYGGGGRTKYYYEGYNLMGDPSVQMAVWGVTGIEEQQGGIALNNTSILVSNPVRSSAVVTMSGNGPAELNVFDLTGRLVSTPYRGDLNGSRSVSWNTGDLAPGMYFLRLQQGSEVSTARVMVIR
- a CDS encoding T9SS type A sorting domain-containing protein; this translates as MKFALIAVPVLVLTVTGGNFFGRCAVVHVDESSLPTVYNFFSTVPALYFQEYSESYGSLLITDGADSQSGYYAMEDWATYLTDLGENGSIIYVGNVDAGFKTVVEGMVPYSEILPYTGTVDEIAANIATTEWPSLSEAVICVRSDTDEEYINGAAAAAGWAAVNNCPVLWTDGVTLGIETSSTLTSMGVTDVYLIDYPDAVASGVLDQLSAMSISVTEFSGPGDLLPATLSLMSQSVACVYKEEMQSMPAALAAARYGGYALQLPESLDRLNMQAMADLKSFLPVGDTKLDAPITGAKASGSAALAAEFYTFLDSLGGSDPTRLEYVLTFSDQTVFPATFERSISGDLSDPTRDGAVTGRFPLEWVDNIGTINRGALYEAVIHANPRPDHVTIAMNAYEVDYWSEYTFDDNWYSNLLVNEVFGWPEEGWTAANNYFPGWPPSQPGLDPLWPAPMDAGDTGCCPGQYATFYGEDYESHFHSGAQPGTGTHPSQPGVTLCGFVQDVIDGSTFLYFSCHGGGTHIAVRAEDNGVAQDNYTIAFGDPYWPDDDGRVYDGSAGGDYSQSDLDADFDNMHSVIIAYNACSMANGEMNEIGLNHGAIGSIGSLASVSFDGSGWWWNLWVHLVTAEDFTLGEAAAYSNARISTIYTPPGATTGVDETLQYVLYGDPMVNFVDPDAVPPVPLARHISYGLHYPDGYYGGIKGHGNGEVLNIIAGNPARSATTITLTGNGPAELNVFDLTGRLVATPYQGDLNGSYSLNWNTGDLVPGMYFLRLQQGREVSTARVMVIR